The following are encoded together in the Chlorocebus sabaeus isolate Y175 chromosome 12, mChlSab1.0.hap1, whole genome shotgun sequence genome:
- the GPSM1 gene encoding G-protein-signaling modulator 1 isoform X5 yields MDDQRCPLDDGQAGAAEATAAPTLEDRIAQPSMTASPQTEEFFDLIASSQSRRLDDQRASVGSLPGLRITHSNAGHLRGHGEPQEPGDDFFNMLIKYQSSRIDDQRCPPPDVLPRGPTMPDEDFFSLIQRVQAKRMDEQRVDLAGGPEQGTGGPPEPQQQCQPGAS; encoded by the exons ATGGACGACCAGCGCTGTCCCCTGGATGACGGCCAGGCTGGGGCTGCTGAGGCCACGGCCGCCCCCACCCTGGAGGACAGGATCG CCCAGCCCTCCATGACGGCCTCGCCCCAGACCGAGGAATTCTTCGACCTCATCGCCAGCTCCCAGAGCCGCCGGCTGGACGACCAGCGGGCCAGTGTGGGCAGCCTGCCGGGGCTTCGGATCACCCACAGCAACGCAGGGCACCTCCGAGGCCATGGCGAGCCCCAGGAGCCAGGGGACGACTTCTTCAACATGCTCATCAAGTACCAG TCCTCCAGGATCGATGACCAGCGCTGTCCGCCGCCCGACGTGCTGCCCCGGGGCCCCACCATGCCGGACGAGGACTTCTTCAGCCTCATCCAGAGGGTGCAGGCCAAGCGCATGGACGAGCAGCGGGTGGACCTCGCCGGGGGCCCGGAGCAGGGAACAGGCGGCCCGCCCGAGCCCCAGCAGCAGTGCCAGCCTGGTGCGAGCTAA